The DNA window GCTGGCGGTCAGCGGGCTCGTCGTGCTCGGCCTCGGCAACGCGCTGCACTACCCCTTGGCGATCGCGATCGCCCTGGCCGCCGCCGGGCCCTCCGCCGACAAGGCGGCCGGTTGGGCGTCGTACTCGATGGGGGTCGGCTTCGGGATCGCGCCGGTGGCGCTCGGCTGGGTGGCCGACTCGGTCGGCCCGCACCTGGCCTTCCTCCTGTTGCCGGGGTTCATCGCGGCGGCGGTGCTGCTCGCCCTGCGACTCGGCCGCGCGCTGCGGGCCGCGGGCGGCCTCGGGGTGCGCCATGTCGCCGACGTGGCGGTGTCACCGGTTGGCGGAAGCCCCCACGTCGGCGACATGGAGTCGATCAACGCACGCGGGCGAGCGTGACGCCGTCGGCGATCGGCAGCATCACCACGTCCACCCGGACGTCGGCCATGATTTCGTCGTTGAACGCGGCGATGGCCCGGTCGTCGGCGTCTTGCGGGGCCAGCACCCGGCCCCCGCGCAGCGTGTTGTCGACCGCGATGAGCCCGCCCGGACGCATCCGGGGCACGAGCTCGGCCCAGTAGACCGGGTAGCCGACCTTGTCCGCGTCGATGAACGCCAGGTCCAGGTGCCGCTCGTACGGCAGTTCGCGCAGCGTGTCCCCGGCCGGGCCGACGCGCAGCTCGATCCGTTCCTGCACGCCGGCCCGCTCCCAGTACCGCCGGGCGATGCCGGTGTACTCCTCGGAGATGTCGAAGCAGGTCAGCCGCCCGCCCTCGGTCAGCCCCCGGGCGATGGCCAGCGCCGACAGCCCGGTGAACGTCCCCACCTCGACTGCCTGCCGCACCCCGAGTGCCCGGGTGAGAAAGGTCAGGAGTGCGGCCTGCTCGGGCGCGACCTGCATCCTCGCCTCGGCGGGTAGCGCGGCGCGCGTCTCCTCGGCCAGGTCGCGCATCACGTCGTCCGGTGCCGCGCCGTGGGCCACGACGTACGCGTGCAGTTCCGGGGTCAGCGGCAGGGTCTTGGTGCTCATGACCGGACGCTAAACGAGTGGCTCGACCGATTGGCCGCCGGGCGCGACCTTCGTCCACAGATCGGTGATCCGCAGGTCCAGTTCCCCGAGCAGCCGGCGCAGCAGCGGCAGGGACAGCCCGACCACCGTCCCCGGATCACCCTCGATCCCCGCAACGAACGCCCCGCCCAGCCCGTCGATGGTGAACGAGCCGGCCACCGCGAGCGGCTCACCCGTCGCGACGTACGCGGCGATCTCGTCGTCGCCGATATCGCCGAAATGGACGGTGGTCGACGCGACCGCCTCGGCGCGGGACGCGCTGGACACGTCGATCAGGCAGTGGCCGGTGTGCAGCACCCCGCTGCGCCCACGCATGCGCTTCAATCGTCGGGTCGCGTCCGCCGCGTCCGCCGGCTTGCCGAGGATCTCGCCGTCGAAGCCGAGCACCGAGTCGCAGCCCAGCACCAGCGTCCGCTCGTCCGGGGACGACCGCAGCCGGTCGAGGACCGCCTGCGCCTTCAGCCGGGCCAACTCCAGGCACAGGTCCTCGGGGTGTTCGCTGACCACCTGGGACTCGTCGACCCCGCTGACCAGCACGTCGGGTTCGATCCCGGCGGCCTGGAGCAGCTTGCGGCGGGCGGGGCTCGCCGAGGCGAGCACGAGACGGAGCGGCATCGAGTTCGGCACGCCGCCGACGCTACCGGCTGATCCTTGGCGCTTGGTGGTCCGTACCCCGACGCCCCCTCGGCGGGTCGCCCGCCCGGCCGCCCGACCGCCGGCCCGACCTCCTGGGCGGGTGGCGCCGGCGCTGGGCCGGGCACCGGCCCGCCGGCGCTGCGCCGGCCCTGCGCCGGCCCTGCGCCGGCCCTGCGCCGGCCCTGCGCCGGCCCTGCGCCGGCCCTGCGCCGGCCCTGCGCCGGCCCTGCGCCGGCCCTGCGCCGGCCCTGCGCCCCATGTCGGCGACATGGCGGTATCCGAACCGCGGGATGGCCCAATGTCGCCGATGTGGCGGTGTCCGGCGAGTGGGATGGCGCGATGTCGCCGCCATGGTGCCGGGGAGAGCGCCTCGGGCCGGCTGGCGTGGACTCTGGTCACCTGCTGATGCGTGGAGGCGGGTCGTCACCGCGCCGACGACGCCGCTGTATTAGCGCGTAAGCGCCCGCGCCGGCCGCAAGGACACCGAGAACGACTAGCTGGCGTGTTGTGCTGTTGCGGCCTCGTGCCCGTCGCCCGCCATCAGTAGAGATGACAGGGCCAGCCTGCGAGCCAGGCGGTGGTGCCGCCTCAGTTGGCGGAGTTGCCACTGCATCGAATCCCAACGGCGGTACGTCTGCGGTCAGAGCCGCGACCAAGTCGACGACGCCGTACCCGTACTCGTCGTCCCGACCCGGCGGGCCCTTGTCTACAGCGGTGGCAGTGAGACGGTGAGCGACCTCTTCAGCCGAAAGGTAGGGATAATTTGCCCGTATCAACGCTGCGGCCCCCGCGACCATCGCTGCAGCATCGGAGGTGCCGGTGCCTTTGCGGTATTTGCCGTCGATGCTCGTGCTATAGATGTCCACGGCTGGAGCGACGACGTCGATTCCGGGGCCGATCACCGAAACCTGTGCATGGTTACCGGCTCGATCGACGCCGCCAACCGCGATGACGCCGGGGTGGCTAGCAGGATAGCCAATTGCGCCCTCGCGAGGCCAATTGCCAACACCGGCAACTACGACAACGTTTGCGTTGAGGGCAGCCTTAATCGCTTGCTGTAGCGGGACGGTTGGGCTGCTCGTGGCAGAGACGCTAATTACGTCTACGCCTTGGAGAATCGCGTACTCGATACTTGCTGCAAGGTCATCAGCCTCACCAAGGCCGTTTTTTGGGGTGTCGTAAAGAGGGAGAATTTTGGCCTTAGGTGCGATTCCCAGAGCTCCAACGCCTCCCTTGCGGCCGTGGGCGGCGATCAGCCCGGCCATGCCGGTGCCGTGGCTATTCTGGTCCTGTTGGCCGTTACCATGGCCGCCGGAGATGATGTCTTTACCGGGCAACAAATTGTTACGTAAGTCTGGGTGTGGATCGACGCCAGTGTCCGGTACTGCGACGACGATCCCCTCGCCTTGGCTGATTCGATGTGCCTCGGCCACCTTGAGGTAACGCAGGTGCCACTGATCCCCTCGGATCCGTTCAAAACCTTCGGGGCGCGGTACGGCGCTTACGTGCCCAGCCGGGAGCAGGGCCACTGTCGACAGGCTCAGCGTTGCCAGCGTTGCGGCAGCGGTCCAGGCGAACTGTGGCTTCAACGACCGAATCCGATGGCTGGGCCCGGATCGATAGGACCTTCCTCGTTTGGCGGGCGGACTACCGGGCTCACCCCTTGCTGCGTCTCCCAGGGATTGTCTGGATCCCATTGGCGCAATTCACTTTCATCTTGCTTGCGGCCCGGCCGTCCGGGCGTCCCAACGGTTCTGGAGGTGCTGCCCGTGCTAGGGGCGCCGTTGATCGGCGGCATTCCGTGCATACCGCCGAGTAGGTTACCGCGTCCAACTCCCGGGCGAGTGCCAGCTCCGCCGGTCGGCGCGGTACCGGCACCGCTTCCAATTATCCCGCCGACAGGGTTAACGCGGCGCGCCGGATTGGCGCCGCCCGGGTGACCCATCCCCATTCCGGGCGCTCCGCCGATCAGGCCGCCTGGCGGCATGGGCCGGGAAGGCGGTGCCACTTGTGCTGCTCCATTCGCTCCACCCGACATGGCGCGGCCGACGGGTTCGGTCTGGCCGCCGCGGGATCCCGGGGCCGCACTGCGGTCCGACGATCCAGAAACCGGATGCGAGGGCGTGGGTAGTCCGATTTCCGGCGCTGGGGTGGGCGGGCCCGGTGGCGTCACGGCTGGCGGGCCAGGCTTGACCGGAGTCGGTACCAGGCCCGGGGCCCCGCCCAACACCGGCCCGACACCCAGGCTGGTTCGTGTAAGCGCTGGCCGCACTGCCGACGCCGGCCGATTGACCGAGGGTGTAGTGCTGCCTGCCGCTGCCATCGGTACCGGGACGATTGGTGGGATGACCGGAACGTTAGCTCCCGACGGGCCTTCAGGTGCAGCATCGTCGACCCTTGGCCCAGGCTTGGAAGGCGGCGGCCTTTGGAGCATTACTTGTGCCTGCTGTAGTTCGCCGCTGAGTCCGTACATCAGGCTCCGCGCCTGAACGTTGAGCCGTTCCAGGTCGGCGTCGGTCACCGGCTTGTCGGGTACCCGGCTGCCCATCACCGCCTTGGGGTCGGCGAGCGTCGCCTCGTACGTCCGCTTCTGCTGGAGCTTGTCGACGTACTCCTCGTAGAGCGGCTTGAGTTCCACCCGGGCGCCGCTGATGGCGCGGGTGGCGGCGGCGAGTGCGTCGTAGTTCGCGGCGGCCGCGTCGTGGGTGTGTTGCACCTTCTCGATCAGGTCGTCGAGCTCGGCGAGGTACGTCCGGGCGGCGGCGTTGGTGGCCGGCGGCCACGCCTCGGCCAGGCCGCGTCGGTACTCCTGGAGGCGGCCCAGGTGGGCCTGGGCGAGGTCACAGACCTTGCGCCAGCCGGCGACCTGCTTCCAGTGCCCGGTGGTGTCGTGGTCCTGCACGCAGGCCCACATGCTGAGCAGGTCCATCAGGTGCCAGTCGGTGAGGCCGGACGTCCGGCCGCTGCCCCGTTCGATCACGGCAGCACCCGCCGCGCCGCCCCGCTCTCGGGGCTGGTGGGATCGAGCAGGATGGGCGCGGGTCGGGCCGGCGCGGCGGTGCCGGGGTCGGCGAGGGCATGCTCCACGTCGGAGACGCGGGCGGCGGCGAACGCGTCGACGTCGGCGTACTGGGTGGCGATCCGATCGGCGGCGGCGGCCAGGTGGCCGGTGGCGCCGCCGACGGACCAGACCATCGCGACGGTGGCCTGCTGGGTTTCGTTGTGAGCTTGGAGGAACTGCACCAGCTCGACGAACGCGTCGGCCGGGTTGGGGATCGGGGCCTTCATGTCGTCCGCGATGTACGACAGGTGCGGCGCGTAGTTCCGCTCGACCTCGGCCTGGAGCTTGTCGGCGAACTCACGCATCTGGCGGATGTCCGCCTCGATGCCGCCGTAGCCACGCAACCAGGGCGCTGGCAGGTCCTCCTCCGGGATCATGGCCCTCCCTACCCGTCACGGCGCCGTCTCCCTGAGTGAGGTTAACCGCTCCCCGCGACACCCGTCAGCCCCGTACGGCGGCTCCGGGTCAGCGCGGCAGGCCGGAGGCGCGCCATGCGCCGGGACCGGCGGCGAGCGCCGCGCCGGTCGGGCGGCCGCTGCGGGCCCAGGCCGAGACGGCGGCCGGGGCGGGCGCCGCGACGGGGCGGGTCCGCGCGACGAGTACGCCGACCAGGGCGGCCAGGTCCTCGGCGGTCGGTACGCCCCGGGTCACCCGGAACAGCGGCTCTTCGGCAGGCATGGCCCCCAGCGTACGCGTACCAGAATTTGACCTTCGTCGCACAGTGGCGTGCCGGCGGTGTGCGCGGTGCGCGCTCCGGGTACCGTCTTCCCCGATGTCGAACGCGCTTCCCCAACTCGTTGCCGACCGGTACCGGCTCATCTCGCCGCTCGGCCAGGGCGGCATGGGCCGGGTGTGGAAGGCGCGCGACGAGGTGCTGCACCGTGACGTGGCGATCAAGGAACTCGTCCCGCCGCCCAGCCTGACCCCCGAGGAGCGCCGCGAGATGCGGGAACGCTCCCTTCGGGAGGCTCGGGCGATCGCCCGGCTCAACCACATCAACGTGGTCCGAATCTTCGACGTGCTGCGCACCGACGGCGACCCGTGGATCGTCATGGAGTACGTCGCGTCGAAGTCCCTTCAGGACACGCTGGCCTCCGACGGCCCGGTCTCGCCGGCCCAGGCGGTGGAGATCGGCCTCGGCGTGCTCGGGGCGCTGAAGGCGGCGCACAAGTCCGGGGTGATGCACCGCGACGTCAAGCCGGGCAACGTGTTGCTCGGCAATGACGGTCGCGTGGTGCTGACCGACTTCGGGCTCGCCACGATCCCGGGCGACCCCAACGTCACGCGGACGGGCATGGTGCTCGGCTCCCCGGCGTACATCGCGCCGGAGCGGGCGAAGGACGGCACCGCCGGGCCGGAGGCGGACCTCTGGTCGCTGGGCGCCACGCTCTACGCCGCCGTCGAGGGCAAGTCGCCGTACGCCCGGCCGTCGGCGATCGGCACGCTGGCGGCACTGGCCACCGAGCCGATGCCGCCGCCGAAGAACGCCGGCCCGCTCAAGTCGGTGCTCACCGGCCTGCTGCGCAAGGACCCGGCCGAGCGGATCGACGCCGACGAGGCCGAGCGGCTGCTCCGCCGGGCCGCCGGGCGCCGGTCCAAGGGCATTCCGCTGCTGGAGGGCGTACGCCGGCCGAAGCCGGACGGGATGCGCCTGCCCCGACCGACCGTGGTGCCCGCGCCGCGTCCCGCCGGGCAGCCTGCCGACCGGCCGGTCCCGCCGACCACCGCCGCGAACGCGCCGGCCACCACGCCGCTGGGTTCCGCGGGCGCGGCGGCGACCGGCGACGACGCGACCGCCAGGGTCGCCGACGGCGCGGACGCCGCGCCGACCGCGAAGGTCGAGCCGCCCGCGTCACACCCGGACGCCGACCCGACCGCCAAGGTCGAGCCACCTGCCTCGCGTCCCGACGCCGACCCGACCGCGAAGGTCGAGACGTCGACGTCGCGTCCGGGCGACGATCCCACCGCCAAGGTCGCCCCGCCCGTACCGCTCGACGACACCCGCGTCGAGCTGGCCGCCGAGGAGCCGCGGGAGCAGGCCAGGCGGACCTCCGTGCTGCCGACCCCGGTGAGCCCGCCGCCGGCGCCGTCGGGCCGGGCCGCCGTCGTTCCCGGTACGCGCCCCGACAACCGCCGCCGGAACCTGCTCGTCGGCGCGCTGGTCGCGGTGCTGCTGCTGGGCCTGCTGGTGGCCGTCCCGCTGCTGCGCGCCGGCGAGGAAGAGCCCGGCGGTGGCGGGCAGCAGGCTGGCGCCACCACGAGCGCGGGGCCTGCCGAGCCGTCCACAGGCCCGACCTCGGCGCCCGCCCCGTCGGCGACCAGCGCCGCCCCGCCGAGCCCCACCGCGTCGGCCAGCCCGACCGGGTTGGTGCTGCCTCCCGGGTGGAAGCTGCACCGGGACCCGACCGGCTTCTCGATGCCGCTGCCGGAGGGCTGGCGGCGCAGCGCGGGCGGAACCTGGGTGCAGTTCCGGGAGCCGAACGGCGTCCGCGAGGTCGTCATCGACCGGACCAGCACGCCGCAGCGCGATGCCGCCGCAGCGTGGCGGGCGATCGAGTCCGATCGGAAGAGCAGGGTCAACAACTACAAGTACCTGAGCATCCGCAGCGTCGACGGGTTTTGGAAGACCTGCGCCGACTGGGAGTGGCTGGAGACCCGGGACAACACCCGGATCCACGTCCGCAACCGGGGCTTCGTCACCGCCAGCGATCGGGGCTACGCCATCCGCTGGGAGGTGGCGGCCTCCGAGTGGGAGGCCAACCTCGACGAGTTCGAGCTGATCGCGCAGAACTTCGAGCCGGACAGGAAGGACTGACGACGGGCCGGTCCGGGGAATTCGGGTCGGCGCGAAAGCCGTTCGCATGACCTTCCATCGGGCGGGGTACCTGAACCCCGACGACGGAAGGAGGTACGACATGGGACGCCGATTCACCGACCGCCGGCCCCGGCTGGCGCTGTGGATGCTCGTCGCGCTCGGCGACGCGGTGTTGCTGCTGGTTGGCGTGGGCCTTCCGGTACTGGTCGCGCTGCTCAGCGTCGTGGCCGTCACCGTCGCCGGGGTGGCCGCCTGGCGGATGACGCGACGGTCCACGGTGGCTTCGAAGGACGTGCGACGGCCGGCGCCGGTCACGGTGCCGCACATGGCGCGGCGGCGGGCCTGACAACCGGGCGGACGGCAACGCCGGATGGACCGGCCGGCGGCGGCAGGACCAGCTCGCGACCGTACGGTCGCAGCCGATCCCGCCGCCGCCGACCGGCTCCCCCGGGGAGTCGGAACCGGGCGGGCGCGGCGATCAGGCGGTGACCGTCACGTCGGTTCGACGGGTAGCCACAGCTCGCAGGTCGCGGTGCTGAAGTCGTCCGCGCGCTCGAGGATCGCAACCATGGAGGGACCCGGCCGCAGGCGCCACGGGTTGGAGGGGAACCACTCGGTCGCGGTCGCGGCCCAGGTGTCCTGCAGGGCCTGCGGATGGGGTCCGGCGGTGCGGAAGATCGCCCACCTGCCGGCCGGTACCTCGATGGCGTCGAGGTCGTCGGGGAGCGGCGTGTCCCGGGACACAGCGACCCCGTGCAGGTAGGTCAGTTCGCTGCCCTCGGTGCCGTCGGGGTCGAGGTCGTCGCAGACTTGTAGCAGC is part of the Micromonospora olivasterospora genome and encodes:
- a CDS encoding S8 family serine peptidase; translated protein: MKPQFAWTAAATLATLSLSTVALLPAGHVSAVPRPEGFERIRGDQWHLRYLKVAEAHRISQGEGIVVAVPDTGVDPHPDLRNNLLPGKDIISGGHGNGQQDQNSHGTGMAGLIAAHGRKGGVGALGIAPKAKILPLYDTPKNGLGEADDLAASIEYAILQGVDVISVSATSSPTVPLQQAIKAALNANVVVVAGVGNWPREGAIGYPASHPGVIAVGGVDRAGNHAQVSVIGPGIDVVAPAVDIYSTSIDGKYRKGTGTSDAAAMVAGAAALIRANYPYLSAEEVAHRLTATAVDKGPPGRDDEYGYGVVDLVAALTADVPPLGFDAVATPPTEAAPPPGSQAGPVISTDGGRRARGRNSTTRQLVVLGVLAAGAGAYALIQRRRRRGDDPPPRISR
- a CDS encoding serine/threonine-protein kinase produces the protein MSNALPQLVADRYRLISPLGQGGMGRVWKARDEVLHRDVAIKELVPPPSLTPEERREMRERSLREARAIARLNHINVVRIFDVLRTDGDPWIVMEYVASKSLQDTLASDGPVSPAQAVEIGLGVLGALKAAHKSGVMHRDVKPGNVLLGNDGRVVLTDFGLATIPGDPNVTRTGMVLGSPAYIAPERAKDGTAGPEADLWSLGATLYAAVEGKSPYARPSAIGTLAALATEPMPPPKNAGPLKSVLTGLLRKDPAERIDADEAERLLRRAAGRRSKGIPLLEGVRRPKPDGMRLPRPTVVPAPRPAGQPADRPVPPTTAANAPATTPLGSAGAAATGDDATARVADGADAAPTAKVEPPASHPDADPTAKVEPPASRPDADPTAKVETSTSRPGDDPTAKVAPPVPLDDTRVELAAEEPREQARRTSVLPTPVSPPPAPSGRAAVVPGTRPDNRRRNLLVGALVAVLLLGLLVAVPLLRAGEEEPGGGGQQAGATTSAGPAEPSTGPTSAPAPSATSAAPPSPTASASPTGLVLPPGWKLHRDPTGFSMPLPEGWRRSAGGTWVQFREPNGVREVVIDRTSTPQRDAAAAWRAIESDRKSRVNNYKYLSIRSVDGFWKTCADWEWLETRDNTRIHVRNRGFVTASDRGYAIRWEVAASEWEANLDEFELIAQNFEPDRKD
- a CDS encoding O-methyltransferase — protein: MSTKTLPLTPELHAYVVAHGAAPDDVMRDLAEETRAALPAEARMQVAPEQAALLTFLTRALGVRQAVEVGTFTGLSALAIARGLTEGGRLTCFDISEEYTGIARRYWERAGVQERIELRVGPAGDTLRELPYERHLDLAFIDADKVGYPVYWAELVPRMRPGGLIAVDNTLRGGRVLAPQDADDRAIAAFNDEIMADVRVDVVMLPIADGVTLARVR
- a CDS encoding GyrI-like domain-containing protein encodes the protein MRDWAATRGAGINPHIQRHLTALPPQEHLRLKALGDTDPGGLLQVCDDLDPDGTEGSELTYLHGVAVSRDTPLPDDLDAIEVPAGRWAIFRTAGPHPQALQDTWAATATEWFPSNPWRLRPGPSMVAILERADDFSTATCELWLPVEPT
- a CDS encoding acyl-CoA carboxylase epsilon subunit, with translation MPAEEPLFRVTRGVPTAEDLAALVGVLVARTRPVAAPAPAAVSAWARSGRPTGAALAAGPGAWRASGLPR
- a CDS encoding Maf family protein, whose protein sequence is MPNSMPLRLVLASASPARRKLLQAAGIEPDVLVSGVDESQVVSEHPEDLCLELARLKAQAVLDRLRSSPDERTLVLGCDSVLGFDGEILGKPADAADATRRLKRMRGRSGVLHTGHCLIDVSSASRAEAVASTTVHFGDIGDDEIAAYVATGEPLAVAGSFTIDGLGGAFVAGIEGDPGTVVGLSLPLLRRLLGELDLRITDLWTKVAPGGQSVEPLV